In Equus quagga isolate Etosha38 chromosome 18, UCLA_HA_Equagga_1.0, whole genome shotgun sequence, the sequence atttaaagatattttaattgaactggttatatattatttttaagagttttgaGTAGATGTCTAACAGGGATGATGAGATTGTCCATGAATTAAACATAGTTTTCAGTCAGGCCTGTGCAATTTGCTAGCAGTTTTCCTCTAAACTTGGAATGGTtagttaaatttatattaatttttagagTGGATTTCCTTTCAGGGTCAGCTTGACTTCCTGTTTTCTTAGCACTTCTTTTTCTAATCTTCCTGCCAAATCATAAACCTTGGCGTCCATGGtctagatattaaaaaaaattgtggggaAGTCATATTTCACATCTCCCCAGCTATTGACAGCCTcatctcatattttattttgaacagCAGAATCATCTGGCATATCTTTCTCATTGGTCTCTCTCTGCTAGGTCATTGCTCTCAATATACCAACGTGATCTAGTATCTCTTGTCACTCCTGTACTGCCATCCCTCTTCCAGTTGCTCTGTCATTTCTTTGCTTCCCTTCACAGCAAGACTTCTCAAAAATTGCCTACACCTACTGTTTTCACTTCCACACCTTCCTTTCACAACAAACACATTGTGGCTGCTCTCCTCTATGCTAAACTGAAACTACTGTAGGTAGAGTCAACCATGATTCCATTTTGCCAGTTCCTGTTTCTGTTCACAGAACTCTAGGCAGTGTTTAAGATAATTGATTTGAACCATCGTCTTTTGACTTCTTTACTGCCCCatgctctttgttttcttcctgctttatttagcttttcattttcagtatccATTGCCAGGTCTTCCTCTTCTACCTGAACCGTAATTGTTGGAGCTCCTCAGTGCTCTATCCTGGGCTCGCTTTCTCTAGACTCTTCCCTAGGTAGTATCGTGTTTCTACCTGGCTTTAAATACATAGTAACAATTCCCCTAAGTATATAGCTGGCCTCAGACCTCTTAACTGCAGATTTGTATATGTCCACCTGCCTATTTGCATTTCTACTTGGATACTGCATAAAAATCTCAAATGTAATATgccaaaaattaaattttaatccaCCTTcacctgccaaaaaaaaaaaataccttattgCAGCAACCTGTTTTCATCTACCCGTCTCAACAGATAGCACTACCAACTACCCAGtggctcaagccagaaacctagtCATCTTCTGACTCCATTTCTCTCCTAAACCACATCCATCACCAAGTCCTGGCCATTTTACCTCCAAAATAGATCTAAAAACCCATCCGTATCTTTCTGTCTACTCAACGACAACCGCAGTCCAAACCTAGGTTACTGCAGTagcctgtttctttctcttccctcttaatTCTGTGGTCGTAAAACAGCCAGtgatctttaaaatgtaaaaatgtggaTACTGTTAGTCCCAccacttaaaatccttcagtagtTTCCAAatgtactttgaaaaaaaaatccagccttATCTCATGGCAGTCCTCCCACCTCCCTCGCTCTGCTCTGGTTTCTTTAGTTCCTCGAATTTGTCTCGAGCCTTCTTACCTAAAGGCACTTCCCATTCTGTTTCCCCATTCAGGAAGACCCCTCCCCGTCTTTGCATGCTGACTGCTCATCTTTCTGATCTGAGCAAGAGTGGCACCACTTCAAAGAGGTCTCTGAATTAAATTAAGTTCTGTTTTTTCTCGTCACAGCACCTCTTGATCTCTTTCAAAACCCTCATCTCAAACTGTCATTGTTTATTACCTTGTTTACTATCTGTTTTGTCCACTACAtagtaaactccatgagggcagaaatcATGTTAATTTTAATTCTCCATTGCATCCCTAATGTGTAACATAGTGTTTGCCAAATAACTAcccactaaatatttattgaatgaatgaacaagccTATTTCTTTGTTTCACCCTTCTGTTTATTATAGAGCATGAGGTGGCCTCTCTAAGACATGATTATATGCATTCTAGTCCCCTGAAtaagatcatttctttttctacacTTTAAATGTCTCTCTCTACCACTTTTCCGTTCCCTGTACTTTGAAACAGTGTGTGCTAAAAAAGTCTTTATCTGATCTTGCTTCCCTTCTAGCTCCCATgctggcttttcttcttttctttgtcagatAGTTCAAGGAAGTGGTCTTTATGTTCTGCTTCCATTGTGTCCTATTTTCTCTCCTTAAATTCtgttttgcctcttcctttccagttAAATTGCTCTCTGAAAAATTACCAGTTAATTCCTCTTGGCCAAACTAAAAGCCTTCCCTCAGTGTTCATTCTCTTTGACCTTCAAGCCGATCACCCTTCCTTCAAAACTCCTCACTTGGGTGACATTCCTGTCTGGGCTTTCTGGCCCATCTTCCTTATTTTGCCCTCCAACTTGAGACTTTTCCAAggttcagttttctcttctgtctaaTCATTTTCACAGCTTTGGGTTTCGTTTCTTTGCAAGTACTGTCCTGAGTTCTCACTTAAGATTTAGTTCTGTACCTAGATATCTTTATCAAAATGATGAGGTCTTAGTTTTGAtgcttcttttcctcatttctctacATACTTTGTTGGTATCCATGTTGTTTTACTCACTTAGGTTCAAAACCATGGAAATCAACTTTACcctattttcctcatcttttatgaAGCagtgtggcatagtggttaagaacatagaTCTGAAGCAGGCTGCCTGGATTGAAATCCTTGCTCCATGACTTACTAATTtagtgaccttggggaagttccttaacctctctgtgcctcaatttccttatctgtaaaaaagagggaggaaataataGCACCGTTCTCATAgggtgttgtgaagattaagtgaattGTTAATAGATGTCAAATGCTTAGATCAGAGCTTGGCATATAgcgaatgctcaataaatgttagctattattaattaatttgtttattattattactgtcttATCTGCTATTGAGTTTTGTTAATTCATTCTTGttattcatcttttccttctcattctgtcACTTCCCcaattaaaactataattatcCCATGTTTAAATTATTATAGTAACCTCACAACTggtgctatttttgtttttaaaaaaaaatctttatcttgTACAAGTCAGTTAAATGTGTATACTGTCCTTTAAGTTAGTTTTCTATCATTATTTATGCATtgctaaaattacatttttaaaagaactcgGCATAAAATTTCAGTTCATTTGATCTTTCCTCTAAAGTTCATTGTGCATTTTTCCACTAGGGGGCAAGACAATGTCATGGGAGTTAAATACTGCTTTAGGAAAAATGATCATGTGGTTATTGCTATGCCATATCTGGAGCATGAGTCCTTTTTGGTaggttttaatatttcttgaatttttattagCTGAATATTTAATTGGAAACAATTTTATGACCTTATTCATAACTTTATTTTAGgacattttgaattctctttcctttcaagAAGTACGTGAATATATGTTTAATCTGTTCAAAGCTTTGAAACGCATTCATCAGTTTGGTATTGTTCACCGTGATGTTAAGCCCAGCAATTTTTTATATAATAGGCGTCTGAAAAAGTAAGTATGGAAAGTTACCAGAAAATATTTACGCTTGAATGAATTTGTGCTATGAGGTCATCTTTTAGACATAGAACATACTGCAGCAGCCATGCAcagattttttctatttcaaattttcattgtgattggggaagggggaaataCAGTgaatgagaagataaaattgtgTTGGTACAGCAATATACATCATTAGATGTTCCATGGCTCAACGGAAATAGCACTTAGCTAAAAGAAACTTAGAAAGGATCTAGTCCTTTTTGACCTTACACATTTCTCTTATCTCtgtgttgtttttcctttctcgTAAATGAGGGGATTGCTCCATAGGATAGCCAATTTCCTGTTTGAACACTAATGTTctgtttttaagtatattttttatgCTGATTATATACATAGAGGCATTGAAAACTTAAGTACTGCTTTTTATACAATATATCATAGTGAGTATGATAGGAAGAATAGAACTATAACTTCTTTTCTTGGGCTTTTAAAATACTCCtgacttttctctttaattttctttaattaagtcagatttttaaactatgattttaatttattttgcttttaaatctgTTTAGTTAAAAATTAATCTGCTGTGATGCCATCTCTGCCACTATCAGAGAACAAAGGATTGTGCTTATATCCTGCATTCCTTGTCTGCCTTGTCAGTATAGGAAAAAGGGGATaaaagatttttgtgtgtgtgtgggattTTCAATCCTAGTTAGCTATTAAATCCTTACCTTGTCtgcaaaacttatttttttttcttttttcaagaatgttacaatttcttcattgatccccAAAAGAATTACAGTTTCTGTATGAATATGGTTTGAGCCTACTGTGATGTTACTAAGCTTTAACTGTTACAGAGAAGTAAAAAAtgcttgcttttgtttcttaGGTACGCCTTGGTAGACTTTGGTTTGGCCCAGGGAACCCATGATACAAAAATAGAGCTGCTCAAATTTGTCCAATCGGAAGCTCAGCAAGAAAGTTGTTTACAAAATAAATCCCACGTAATCACAGGAAACAAGATTTCATTGAGTGGCCTAGCAGCACCTAAGGAGCTGGATCAGCAGCCCACCACAAAAACTTCTGTTAAAAGGCCCTACACAAATGCGCAAATTCAGATTAAACATGGAAAAGATGGAAAGGTTCtacctcttttatttcttaagtacTAATATGATTTCAGAAATTTACTCCTTTATCCAACAAAGGGAGGTATAATAGTAGGATAATActtggcaattaaaaaaattgtttttgcatTTGTTATATACTCAATTGATGAGATTTTCACTAAGATTTGTAATGGATCATTTTActatttcaaaactgaaatttaCTTGGaagttttagaatgtttttatcattatacattatataacaaaaatggaaaataataaattttcccTGCATGTTATAAAATTCAGATTAATTATCTTTTTCAAAAGACAGCATCAGTTATAGGGGAAAAATTCTGAAGTGTCTATCTCCATTTTAGCTGCACAGCCAAATGTAACATCCATGCAggtggtttttttaatttttttatttgtgtatatatatgtatttgtggaCTATGATAACATGTATGGGTGTTAAGCGTTCTGTCTAGACTCTTTTCTCCGTTCACAGAAGTGTTTTGGTGCCTGAGAATGACTTGGATGCagctgtttttgtttcatgtcaCTTAACTCTTTCAAAACTATGGCAGAGTACAGCTGGCAGAAAGTGTTACAGATATAATccttattttccttgtttttgttggTATTGTAGGAGGGATCTGTAGGCCTTTCTGTCCAGCGCTctgtttttggagaaagaaatttcaaTATACACAGCTCCATTTCACATGAGAGCCCTGCAGTGAAAGTAAGTAATGTAGCTTAATAGTGCAATCATCAGCCAGTCGTACCCTGAAGAGAATTTAGAGAATGGCTAGATTAGTGTTTATTAtcagtaagtttttaaaagtagggTTTTGCTTTGGCAGAAGGTATTACTACTGCTTTGAGCATCTAGgcaacacttttattttctccagttttttcctgaacttttctggtggaatttttcattatttttggttAGCTCACTATAATTGCTCTTTCTCTGAAGGAGCATTTAGAACATTAGGCCTTTTCTTTCATTGGCTAGAATGTGAGCTCCCAAGAACTAACACATTTCTGACACACAGTTGATGGCATAAAGATATTTGTAAAGTTTACAAAATTGTCATCAGTGTTCAGTGGTTTTAAATTGACATATGATATCTTGTAACAGCTAGATAGCATGAGCAACAAATTAAAACCCTGATTTTAGCCAATGTAATTGTGCAGTTTACAGTTCTGAAATGGAGTTAGACACTAGAACGtaactgttttatgtttttgtaacATATCAGGAAAAGTGCTAATAAAGTATAAgtcaaatatttaccaaatagaACTAATTAGTAAATTTTAGTGTTTATTCAGAAAAACCTAAACAGACCTTAAATGTTTTCATAGAGAACTGTTTATTTACAATCCAGTACCACATTCGGCAGTTTTAAAAGTTGTGCTTCCACTGTTGTGTTTTGCCATACTAGCatttgagggtatcatgttaaatatcataaagatagaaaatatgacTTTTCTTTTACAGCTTATGAAGCAGTCAAAGACTGTGGATGTACTCTCTAGAAAGTTAGCAACAAAAAAGAAGGCTGTTTCTACAAAAGTTATGAATAGTGGTGTGATGAGGAAAACTGCCAGTTCTTGCCCAGCTAGCCTGACCTGTGACTGTTATGCAACAGATAAAGtttgcagtatttgcctttcaAGGTAATGTGTTTTAATGGTGCTGTGAAATCACCAGCATGCTGCAAGGCAAGAGAGACATTGCATTGATTTTGGTGGACAGTTGGTTTAGTGTGTGAAAGTCAGGAACAGCACAGTTCTGTGAACACAGGCACTGATGAGAGTGGTACCTTGAAGAGCACATGATAATTATAGTTAGGTATTGTTCATTTACCATGCGTATGCTCTTTGGAAAACACATTTGCTCTTATATGCAAATAATTTTGATGCAGGGGATAGCTCTTTTGGAACCTTAGAATTGCACATTTTGCTTGCTGATTTGATctcgttttctttctttattcctgcCATTGTGGAATAACCAGAACCAAATAATAAAGCTCCTCTCTCACTCCCACCTCCAACTCTTTGCCACATaaattcctccctttctttcaagtcttggctTTCATGAGCCTTTCCCAGTTAACTCAAGTATGTGAGTGACTAAGTATATCAGTAATTAGTCACTCCAAacagaaatggatttttttacCTCTGAATTCCTGTTGtattctagttttcttttatggGTTTTATCATCTACTATCTTTTTTTATGCCTATAAGTTACCTTCAAACCTTTCTGGAATAGGGCCTGGGAACTAGGtggcagggcggggtggggggactGGTAGAAGCAAAATCTAGGATTTTTATCACACTGGATTATTGTCTGctttataataacttttatttatgtaGATATCAAGGCAGAATTTAGTGTGAACTAAattgataaatgttattttttggtCTTAAATAATTAAACTTTAACATAACTAGAGTAATCTTATTTCATTGTCATCAGGCGGCAACAGGTTGCCCCTCGGGCAGGTACACCAGGATTCAGAGCACCAGAGGTCTTGACAAAGTGCCCCAATCAGACTACAGGTATGTTGCACTAGAAATTCAGAACCCTATTAAAATTGACTGTCCcaggtatgttttattttatgatctTTGTCTATTTATCACTAATACTTAAGCTCTCctgcttttaattaaattatgtaagTGGTTCTAACAGTGTGGCATTCCCATTTTTGAGATAATGCTAtttatgaaagtttttaattctagtgttgccttttttttaaacaacttttttctATAGATTGcattttgcttatcttttataAGATGATTTTATCAGGAATTTTGTTAATATCAcctttgtgggggaaaaaattgtGTTTAGTAATCTTTGCTAACGTAAGACTTATAGCATTTTATCTGTTTGCCTAATACCTCGAAAGTTTTCTGTGATGTACATATGATTGTGTGTTTGATTGAAATTTTTTGTTATAGTAATACAATATAATAGCATTAAAAggattttagaaagagaaaaaagtctgtGATGTAAAGAAGTTGTCATAGAGCCAGAACCCAGGAACATCTTATTGAATAGATGAATCCTGCTATTCACTTGGATTATGGACTTTAAagaaatgcattcattcattgtgTGTATTCTGTGCTTGCTAATGATACAAAAAAGTGAATGAAACTATTTGTGTTTTACACTCTAGTCAGGGAACACTAATAATTATCAAATAATCTGTTGAGTATggttataaaacttttttttaacagtttattaatttttttggtgcggaagattggccctgcactgacacttgttgccaatcttcctctttttgcttgaggaagagtagccctgagctaacatctgtgcccatcttcctctatttttttatatgtgggatgctaccacagcatagtttgatgagtggtgtaggtccacatccaggatccaaacccatgaatccaggccaccaaagtggagcgcactgaacttaacaccatcaggctggcccctggttatAAAACTTTATACAAGATATTTTAGGGATCTCTAACTATTCTTCACTGAAGGGATTATGGAAGGAAGTTTATGGAAGAGAATCTCTTTGAAGAGAATGTAAAATTGGGGTGGAGAGGTTGGCATTGAGGCCTGCACAGAGGAACTCAAGAAACAGCACGGTCTAATCATGCAGGAAACAAGTTTATTGTTGCTAGAATGTAAGATGGAAGTCAAGGAATGATGAGAAATAAACCTAGAAAGAGGTAGACAAGGTCAGATCACACGTGTTTAAGCGTCTTGGACTGTATCCTATAGGTGTTGGAAAGTTATTCAAGGAAAAGAGATGGTAATGGTTGTGTTCCAGATGGAGTGTTCTGGCAGGTTTGCAGAGAGGATAGATCTTGGAGAGTGGTGGCCTGTTgtggtccaggtgagaggtgataaAAGCCCGAATGAGGGCATTAGTAataggaatgaaaagaaaggtgAAGAATTGGAAAAGCAGAGCTTGGTGGATACTTGGGTATGGGATTTGAGTGGGGGGTGGTGAGGGAGAAGGCATGCAGGATGTTTATCAGATTCCTAGGTTGAGGGACTTGGATGGATACCAGTAACCAAGGTGGAGAATAAAGAAGTTTAACTGGTTTACAGGGAAAGATAAAGTTGATTGGGGGCATAATTGGTTTAAGATATTTGTGGGACATCTAGATAGAGATGTCCGACAGAATAAAAGTATGTCTGAGGTTCAAGCAAGTCTGGGCTGGAAATATAGATGTGTCATTGTTGTATAAATGGTAGTTGAAGCCATGAAATGAATGGGCCAGTCAGGGAGAGTATGCAGGGGAAGAGGTTGGAACTCCGAGGAACCTCAGCACTCAAGGGTTGATGCTGAAAACGTTGAAGGGGCAGGCAGATGTACGAAGGGAACCGAGAAAGGCAGATGATACAGTGGCCGAGGGAATAGAGAGCAAATAATTGGTGATACTGGGAGGCCAACAATTAGGAGAGAagtacctaaaagaaaaaaaatgcgtTTCTTGACATGAGGCTGAGCTGGTCTTAATCTTATCTGCCAGAAGTCTGGAGATTAAAGCTTCTATCACAAAAGTTAGCATTAGCATCTGGCTGAAGAAGAGCTTCTAATGTTCAGTACTTTTTACTAAAATGAAACACTTTCACTACTTTGGTGTGTAATTCTTGAGAAGCATCCAGTTTTTTCCCCACATAgctatttttggatttcttttgatCTTATAAAATGTGCATTTACTTAGTGTTTTCTAATgataaaatatccttttaaactCACCAACATGTTgctcaagaaagaaaacagtgtaTTTTGTGTTAAGGATGTTAGGCCAGAGATGTTCAATCCTGGAATTACATTAAAAGCACctaagcaacttttaaaaaatactgatgcctgcgCCCTACCCCAGAAcagttaaatcagaatttctgagggATTGGGCCTggctttcagaattttttttaagattctcaaGATAATTCAAATGCATAGTAAAGGTTGAGAACTTCTGATGTAGATGAAAAATTATAGATTTGGGATTttgtttaaagtttattttctgttacAGCAATTGACATGTGGTCTGCAGGTGTGATATTCCTTTCTTTGCTTAGTGGACGATATCCGTTTTATAAAGCAAGTGATGATTTAACTGCTTTGGCTCAAATTATGACAATTCGTGGATCCAGGGAAACTATCCAGGCTGCTAAAACTTTTGGTAAGCAGTTTTATAGAACAAAACAAATGCCTTTTATTATCTCCTACAAATTACttaataaattattatgaaaTTCTCTTTATAAATAAACATAGCCTGTATTCATAAAGTTCTCTGATGTTAAGTAGAAAATTTCTCAGTTGCTTGGAAATTAATTGCATTGTGTAATCAGAAAGTAATTTATCACTTCTCTACGTGTAGTCATTTAATCTTATCAAGTACAAAATGCTATACGTCACTATTTAGAGTTCAACTTTATAATCTTAAACAAGAGTAAGGAATAAAATCTCAACTGCCTGTAGTTATGGTTTGACTTTGTTACATAACTATTTTTAATAACAGGTTTTGtttattgtgtatttattaagcatcagGTGCTCTTTGGCCTATGTTAAATGATCTTAGTCTATACTCACAAACAGTTATAATACAGCATAAGGACTGCAGTAAGAAAGACAATAGTTGTAAGGTTTCTTGGAGTTAGGGtagcagagaagagaagtgaaCAGAACACCTTTACTGATGGAGTATTCTTGTAAGCATATATTGGACATAGGAAGTCATCTCCTTAGCTACACAAGTTCTTGTACTTCAAGACTGGGATATACACTGTACCTCATAGGGCACCTGAGAATTCTCTCAGCCTGGCTCTGGCCAGCAACTTGAACTCAAATGCCTACCTTCTGCTATTCTCCATGCACAATTATAGTTAATACTTTCCAAAATGGATGGATGTGATTGAGTCAGCATACTACTGCACAATGTGGAACACCCCTTTGGGACAAAATTTTAGTCAATGCACCTCAAAAGTAGCTGGGTTGCCTTGTGCCCAGTCCCAGGATCAGTGGGTCTTAATAAGGTTGCATATCAGAATTATCTGAGAAACTTCAAGAAATCGTATGCATCTCTCATCTTACCCTTTCCTGGAAAATGTGATTCAGAAAAATATGATGTGTAGGAAGGGTCCAGGCTTGTTAGTTTGAAAACATAAGTGATTTTGACCAAGAATTACTTCTAAGAACCACTGTGAAAATTATTGTCCCTTGCTTAAGCACCAGTGCCGTGGTCTAATCAGCCAGAAAAACTTAGTCGTGGTTGTGAAGAAAGCCTCATAATAGAGGcttacaaaaaaatgtttttgcagCAAGATCAATCTGCAACTTGTACCTTTCTTACACCTATTATAAGAAAATTTTGTCTGAGGATAATAGGGTgaaataatacatacatacaagGGAAAAGTGACCATGAATGGGAAGCAAGATTGATACCTTGGAAATTATACTTTTACATGAGTATGATTATTCTCAGCTTATTGAGAAAATTTTGATGTACTATTGAATAACTTCACGAGAAATTCATGAACATGAATTTCATCAGAGAACACCAAAACATTTTGTTGAAGAACTTACATCTCTGCCATCTGTAGTGAAAGTTACAATGAGGACCAACAATAGAAGTGCAACATCTGACACACAGATTCCCGGGCAAGTGTCACGATAACAGGCAAGAGCTTTTAGAGATTTATTGTTGTAATGTTTGttctcatgttaaaaaaaataatgctatgtAGCACTTATCTCCGTTTTATTAGTGTTACTTCTGTAGTTATTTCAGTCAGATCTTACTATAACCTTGGGCTGAATACAGAAGGACTCAAAACTTCAAAAACCATGACTGTGCTTCCCTTTATGACCCCAAGAAATGACTGGCCTTAGATTAGCAGCAAGAGTACTTCTACTTTCTTGTGTGTAAACTGCACTACTGTCCTCAGCCCCTAGGCCTGAC encodes:
- the CDC7 gene encoding cell division cycle 7-related protein kinase isoform X1, which translates into the protein MEASLGIQMDEPVAFSPLRDRFQADGSLKKHEQNFKLPGIKKDIEKLYEAVPQLGSVFKIKDKIGEGTFSSVYLATAQLQVGPEEKIALKHLIPTSHPIRIAAELQCLTVAGGQDNVMGVKYCFRKNDHVVIAMPYLEHESFLDILNSLSFQEVREYMFNLFKALKRIHQFGIVHRDVKPSNFLYNRRLKKYALVDFGLAQGTHDTKIELLKFVQSEAQQESCLQNKSHVITGNKISLSGLAAPKELDQQPTTKTSVKRPYTNAQIQIKHGKDGKEGSVGLSVQRSVFGERNFNIHSSISHESPAVKLMKQSKTVDVLSRKLATKKKAVSTKVMNSGVMRKTASSCPASLTCDCYATDKVCSICLSRRQQVAPRAGTPGFRAPEVLTKCPNQTTAIDMWSAGVIFLSLLSGRYPFYKASDDLTALAQIMTIRGSRETIQAAKTFGKSILCSKEVPAQDLRKLCEKLRGIDSKTSKLTSDIQGPASHDPTVSEKTDHKASHLIQTPQAQPSGTSLCKGDSNGCGGHFDVCSTNLEGWDEVPDEAYDLLDKLLDLNPASRITAGEALLHPFFKDMSL
- the CDC7 gene encoding cell division cycle 7-related protein kinase isoform X2, yielding MEASLGIQMDEPVAFSPLRDRFQADGSLKKHEQNFKLPGIKKDIEKLYEAVPQLGSVFKIKDKIGEGTFSSVYLATAQLQVGPEEKIALKHLIPTSHPIRIAAELQCLTVAGGQDNVMGVKYCFRKNDHVVIAMPYLEHESFLDILNSLSFQEVREYMFNLFKALKRIHQFGIVHRDVKPSNFLYNRRLKKYALVDFGLAQGTHDTKIELLKFVQSEAQQESCLQNKSHVITGNKISLSGLAAPKELDQQPTTKTSVKRPYTNAQIQIKHGKDGKEGSVGLSVQRSVFGERNFNIHSSISHESPAVKLMKQSKTVDVLSRKLATKKKAVSTKVMNSGVMRKTASSCPASLTCDCYATDKVCSICLSRRQQVAPRAGTPGFRAPEVLTKCPNQTTAIDMWSAGVIFLSLLSGRYPFYKASDDLTALAQIMTIRGSRETIQAAKTFVKVTMRTNNRSATSDTQIPGQVSR